A portion of the Nitrospira sp. genome contains these proteins:
- a CDS encoding metal ABC transporter permease, giving the protein MLELFAYDFMQRSVLAAALVGGLCSVVGVFVVLRGLAFVGAGTAHAAFAGVALGYLTGWSPLALAVLFGLTTVWITGWVEEHGRMKLDVSIGILYTATMALAILFIGLMKTYNAEVYGYLFGNVLSVTNDELRTIMWLGIFIIGLMLLFSKELYFIAFDQEMAEASGVPARRIFFLLLSLIALTVVVSLKTVGAILVFAMILIPASTAYQLTHSLSTLTWYSLFIGMTTAVCGVLISALWDVPSGPAIVLLSTSLFFLSILFSPKRRRSTGAPSMSFSQPIDRH; this is encoded by the coding sequence ATGCTAGAACTCTTTGCCTACGATTTCATGCAGCGTTCGGTGCTGGCGGCGGCCTTGGTCGGGGGCCTGTGCTCCGTCGTGGGCGTGTTCGTCGTCCTGCGTGGGCTGGCGTTCGTCGGAGCCGGGACCGCTCACGCCGCATTTGCCGGCGTCGCGCTCGGCTATTTGACCGGATGGTCGCCGTTGGCGCTGGCCGTGCTGTTCGGCTTGACGACCGTGTGGATCACCGGCTGGGTCGAGGAACACGGCCGCATGAAACTGGACGTGTCGATCGGCATTCTCTATACCGCCACGATGGCGCTGGCGATTCTGTTCATCGGACTGATGAAGACATACAATGCGGAGGTGTACGGCTATCTCTTCGGAAACGTCCTGTCCGTCACCAACGATGAACTGCGCACGATCATGTGGCTCGGCATCTTCATCATCGGCCTGATGCTGCTGTTTTCCAAAGAGCTGTACTTCATCGCGTTCGATCAAGAAATGGCCGAGGCATCCGGCGTGCCGGCCCGTCGCATTTTTTTCCTGTTGCTGAGTCTGATCGCCCTCACCGTCGTCGTCTCACTCAAGACGGTCGGCGCGATTTTGGTGTTTGCCATGATCTTGATTCCCGCGTCGACGGCGTATCAGCTGACGCACAGCCTGTCCACCTTGACTTGGTACTCGCTATTCATAGGCATGACCACGGCCGTGTGCGGGGTGTTGATCTCGGCCTTGTGGGATGTCCCCTCCGGTCCCGCCATCGTTCTCTTGTCCACAAGCCTCTTTTTCCTGTCCATTCTGTTCTCCCCCAAAAGGCGTCGCTCGACCGGAGCGCCGTCGATGAGCTTCTCCCAGCCAATTGACCGTCACTGA
- the ybgF gene encoding tol-pal system protein YbgF: MTPHRLRIVAVFGVLLSLCFSPVLTSAAPGQVQDTSRHLYDRVMEEFKHRDYEAALAGFRLFLELHGQTALAANAQYWVGECQYRMGRYKDALASFYNVVSYYPLSPKLSASTLKIGQTYSRLKDYEKARIMYERVLDEYPDSPEAEAARKALEVDQSRIEATTMAPE; encoded by the coding sequence ATGACCCCCCACAGACTCAGAATTGTTGCAGTATTCGGCGTGCTCCTGTCGTTGTGTTTCAGCCCAGTCTTGACCTCCGCCGCTCCGGGGCAAGTCCAGGATACATCGCGTCATCTGTATGATCGGGTGATGGAGGAATTCAAGCATCGTGATTACGAGGCGGCCTTGGCCGGCTTTCGCTTATTCCTCGAACTTCATGGCCAAACGGCGCTCGCTGCCAATGCACAATACTGGGTCGGGGAGTGTCAGTATAGAATGGGCCGCTACAAGGACGCCTTGGCATCGTTCTACAACGTTGTGTCCTATTATCCCCTCAGCCCAAAACTGTCCGCATCGACCCTGAAAATCGGCCAGACCTACAGCAGGCTCAAGGACTATGAGAAAGCGCGGATCATGTACGAGCGCGTGCTCGATGAATATCCGGACAGCCCGGAAGCCGAGGCGGCGAGAAAGGCGCTCGAGGTGGACCAGTCACGAATCGAAGCGACGACGATGGCGCCTGAATAG
- a CDS encoding outer membrane beta-barrel protein — translation MNEISRRRHLAGALCAGLLIFCIAAGAASAEEWKTEEGGIAPGTFMLGMRAGFAPVTQQVSANTSTDVGSLLNFQAMYSLNRWFLVGLMLEWERHGMDLERPGVDLGHQDTVSVMPTVELRPVRWGPITPYINMGLGVNVNSFGESSSIRGTTISPSNTLAWRLGWGADWLLTKQFALNAEMAYKRNDGHVTINNVRDNDWNYSSFGFLFGVKLFF, via the coding sequence ATGAACGAGATAAGTAGGCGTCGGCACCTTGCAGGAGCACTGTGCGCAGGTCTGCTGATCTTCTGCATTGCAGCCGGTGCCGCATCGGCGGAAGAGTGGAAGACGGAAGAGGGAGGGATCGCCCCAGGAACCTTCATGTTGGGGATGCGGGCGGGTTTTGCTCCGGTCACCCAACAGGTGAGCGCCAACACCTCGACCGATGTCGGATCGCTCCTCAACTTCCAGGCGATGTATAGCCTCAACAGATGGTTTTTAGTCGGCCTGATGTTGGAATGGGAGCGGCACGGGATGGATCTCGAACGACCTGGTGTCGACTTGGGACACCAAGACACCGTCTCGGTCATGCCGACGGTCGAACTTCGTCCGGTGCGCTGGGGTCCGATCACTCCCTATATCAACATGGGTCTGGGCGTGAACGTCAACAGCTTCGGAGAGAGTAGTTCGATCCGAGGGACGACCATTTCTCCCAGCAACACCTTGGCCTGGCGGCTCGGTTGGGGCGCGGACTGGCTCCTGACGAAACAGTTCGCGCTCAATGCCGAAATGGCCTACAAGCGGAACGACGGACACGTAACCATCAATAACGTGAGAGACAACGATTGGAACTACTCGTCCTTCGGATTTCTGTTCGGGGTGAAGCTGTTCTTCTGA
- a CDS encoding GGDEF domain-containing response regulator, translating into MIAVLLIEDNDVDAQFTQDLLAEWSIEEFRITHVKTLADGLALIGHTRFDAILLDLSLPDAFGLPTVRQVHTTNPAIPLVVLSGVSDQALALQAVQQGAQDYLVKGQGHPELLARAVRYAIERKRTEERLTYLAQYDHLTGLVNRSLFRDRMIQAMARSKRLQQPVGLMLLDLDRFKAVNDTLGHDIGDELLKAVSERLKSCVREVDTVARMGGDEFTVILEGVPSEASIVVVAKRIAESISTAFELKGHSVSIGVSIGITVYPHDDQGIDELLKHADEAMYRAKQQGGSGFHFHEASGYRTQSAHAGS; encoded by the coding sequence ATGATCGCCGTTCTTCTGATAGAGGACAACGATGTCGACGCCCAGTTTACCCAGGATCTGCTGGCTGAGTGGAGTATAGAGGAGTTCCGCATCACCCACGTCAAAACCCTGGCGGACGGGTTGGCGCTCATCGGTCACACCCGCTTTGACGCCATTCTTCTTGACCTTTCCCTTCCCGACGCTTTTGGATTGCCGACCGTTCGGCAGGTGCACACAACCAACCCTGCAATCCCGCTGGTCGTACTCAGCGGCGTCAGCGACCAGGCGCTGGCGCTGCAAGCAGTGCAACAAGGAGCCCAGGATTATCTGGTCAAGGGACAGGGCCATCCGGAACTTCTCGCCAGAGCGGTCCGCTACGCGATCGAACGCAAGCGCACGGAAGAGCGCTTGACCTATCTAGCCCAGTACGATCACCTCACCGGTCTCGTCAACCGGAGCCTGTTTCGCGATCGCATGATTCAAGCGATGGCCCGCAGCAAACGCCTTCAGCAACCCGTCGGGCTCATGCTGCTCGATCTCGACCGCTTCAAGGCCGTAAACGACACATTAGGCCACGACATCGGAGATGAGTTGTTGAAGGCGGTATCGGAACGATTGAAAAGCTGCGTCCGTGAGGTCGATACGGTGGCCCGCATGGGAGGAGATGAATTTACGGTCATTCTGGAAGGTGTGCCGTCGGAAGCCAGCATCGTCGTCGTGGCCAAGCGGATCGCCGAATCGATCTCCACGGCCTTTGAATTGAAGGGGCATAGCGTGTCGATCGGCGTCAGTATCGGAATCACGGTCTATCCCCACGACGATCAAGGGATAGACGAACTGCTCAAGCATGCGGATGAGGCGATGTATCGGGCGAAGCAGCAAGGAGGCAGCGGCTTCCATTTTCACGAGGCTTCGGGCTACCGCACGCAATCCGCTCATGCCGGTTCCTGA
- a CDS encoding DUF2726 domain-containing protein encodes MDHVFFWSGLAIGIYAMWRFTVRRKPTHTEALALPTGVILEPQPPLSDKDLQLYNLLRMAAQDRYIVLARVPLMCVVRVQAGATGRVQMLRRLALKNLDFVLIHPGSRLVEHVVQVESDQQSDPREAEKRQDIRRIVQAAGINLVVLEMDRFYSVQQLGDMLGIGGE; translated from the coding sequence ATGGATCATGTATTCTTCTGGAGTGGTCTGGCCATAGGTATCTACGCCATGTGGCGGTTCACGGTCCGCAGGAAACCGACCCACACGGAAGCGCTCGCGCTCCCGACCGGCGTGATCTTGGAGCCGCAGCCTCCGCTCAGCGACAAAGACCTGCAGCTCTATAATCTGCTCCGGATGGCCGCGCAGGATCGGTACATCGTGCTGGCTCGCGTTCCGCTGATGTGCGTTGTACGGGTGCAAGCCGGAGCAACGGGGCGAGTTCAGATGCTGCGCCGCCTGGCGCTCAAGAATTTGGATTTCGTGCTGATTCATCCAGGATCGCGGCTGGTCGAACATGTCGTCCAGGTCGAAAGTGATCAGCAATCGGACCCACGCGAAGCGGAAAAACGGCAGGACATCCGGAGAATCGTTCAAGCGGCGGGAATCAATCTGGTTGTTCTCGAGATGGATCGATTCTACTCCGTCCAGCAGCTGGGAGATATGTTGGGCATCGGCGGCGAGTGA
- a CDS encoding right-handed parallel beta-helix repeat-containing protein produces MKTEQEDQGKQEIPPNPLGGRTLVVDGQDAKAYPRPSAALAEAEANDQVFVRSGTYEDKIFVASRPITLIGAGRDLVHIFSRRGAPLYLQQVPSGRISGISFRYIGSDQHSAMNLLDSTCTVTQCRALEGILSGVVIYGPEARPTFVGNEFCGNRESGLFVFAGAQPRLAENVCRGNHHFGIAVRDEGSYPELVRNQCRENMLSGLLLFHHAKALLVDNCCTDNLHWGLVMTPDCRTSPDRDALERSNTLIPNPRGAIFVTDTPLSEIGR; encoded by the coding sequence ATGAAGACCGAGCAGGAGGATCAGGGCAAGCAGGAGATTCCCCCGAATCCGCTCGGGGGAAGAACGCTGGTGGTGGACGGACAGGATGCCAAGGCCTATCCGAGACCGAGTGCGGCGCTTGCCGAGGCGGAGGCGAACGACCAGGTCTTCGTCCGTTCGGGAACTTATGAGGACAAGATCTTCGTGGCGTCGCGACCGATTACCCTCATCGGCGCCGGTCGAGACCTCGTTCATATCTTCTCCCGCCGTGGCGCCCCCTTGTATCTGCAGCAGGTACCGAGCGGAAGAATCAGCGGGATCAGCTTTCGCTATATCGGGAGCGATCAACATTCCGCGATGAACCTTCTCGATTCCACCTGTACGGTGACACAGTGTCGTGCCCTGGAGGGCATTCTTTCAGGCGTCGTCATCTACGGGCCTGAAGCCCGGCCGACGTTCGTGGGCAACGAGTTCTGCGGCAATCGTGAGTCCGGCTTGTTCGTATTTGCCGGGGCACAGCCTCGATTGGCCGAGAATGTCTGCCGTGGCAATCATCATTTCGGCATTGCGGTTCGGGACGAAGGCAGTTATCCGGAGCTGGTCAGAAATCAGTGTCGAGAAAATATGCTGAGCGGCCTCCTGCTTTTCCATCACGCCAAAGCGCTCCTGGTGGACAACTGCTGTACGGACAATCTCCACTGGGGCTTGGTGATGACGCCTGACTGCAGGACGTCTCCGGATCGGGACGCACTCGAACGGTCCAACACGCTGATACCCAATCCACGAGGTGCGATATTCGTCACGGACACGCCGCTCTCCGAGATCGGGCGATGA
- a CDS encoding metal ABC transporter substrate-binding protein, with translation MPQRLLRSSRCVLLLVLQLLCCVIIPANALAAGPREALNIVVTIPVLKDFVEQVGGPHVSVTSLLKGYENEHTYSPKPSDLIAVRKARLFFQVGIGLEIWVSPLVKNAGGPSLRVVTTSTGIGLIGDAHIPEDDHAREEPTVGGNPHVWLDPTNAATMIRHVTEALIQSDPDHADDYRRNQAAYLTRLDRLQTELSGRVKDLSDRKFVAHHPAWPYLARRFRFDIVGTIQLQSGGEPSARHIQELIQTMKQHKVKVVVSEIQLSQKFPELLAKETGARVVVLTTLPGGLPRTETYLDMLRYNVLQLVNALEAA, from the coding sequence ATGCCCCAGCGTCTCTTGCGATCGAGCCGGTGCGTCCTGCTGCTCGTGCTACAGCTTCTGTGCTGCGTGATCATTCCCGCCAACGCGCTGGCCGCCGGTCCGCGTGAGGCTCTGAACATCGTCGTCACCATCCCCGTGCTCAAGGACTTCGTCGAGCAGGTCGGAGGGCCGCATGTCTCGGTGACCTCACTGTTGAAGGGGTATGAGAACGAACATACCTATTCGCCGAAACCAAGCGACCTCATCGCCGTACGCAAAGCCCGCCTCTTCTTTCAAGTTGGGATCGGACTGGAGATATGGGTATCCCCTCTTGTGAAGAATGCCGGAGGCCCTTCCCTGCGTGTCGTCACCACCTCCACCGGGATAGGGCTGATCGGCGATGCCCACATCCCGGAGGACGACCATGCACGCGAGGAGCCGACGGTCGGAGGGAATCCGCACGTGTGGCTGGATCCGACCAATGCGGCCACGATGATCCGACACGTCACCGAAGCGCTGATACAGTCCGACCCGGACCATGCGGACGACTATCGCCGAAATCAGGCAGCCTATCTCACCCGCCTCGACCGACTGCAGACGGAACTGAGTGGAAGGGTCAAGGATTTGTCCGACCGGAAGTTCGTGGCGCACCACCCGGCCTGGCCCTATCTGGCCAGGCGATTCCGGTTCGATATCGTCGGGACGATTCAATTGCAGTCGGGAGGCGAGCCGAGTGCGCGTCATATCCAAGAGCTGATTCAGACGATGAAACAGCACAAGGTCAAAGTCGTGGTCTCCGAAATTCAACTGAGTCAGAAATTTCCCGAACTCCTGGCAAAGGAGACCGGCGCCCGCGTTGTGGTGCTGACGACCCTTCCGGGCGGATTGCCTCGAACGGAAACCTATCTCGACATGTTGCGCTACAATGTGCTCCAATTGGTCAATGCTCTCGAAGCCGCTTGA
- a CDS encoding kelch repeat-containing protein, translated as MLIFDVWLVSRASRHWVVITVILFTFVHWAIARGSIQASGHWETLAPATIKRTEVAAAAVGDKIYLVGGFRDLDWMETILSRFFNRPGILSTDAVEEYDTTLDRWRLRAPLPIPVHHASAASVANQLYVVGGLIQWPPGRSARVFAYDPTTNSWSERAPMPTPRGALGLAELNGKLYAIGGIGANGNSAAVEMYDPVADTWMARAALPTPRDHLAVTVSHQKLYAIGGRLGGDFNRNVTSVEAYDPITDRWETVAHLPTPRSGIGAGTIDGIIYTVGGESSETTFNLNHAYLPATNKWERRAPLPTSRHGLGVVSLHGRLYVLSGGPSPGATYTNVNEVFIPA; from the coding sequence ATGCTTATCTTCGATGTCTGGCTCGTCTCCCGAGCGTCCAGGCACTGGGTGGTCATCACTGTAATCCTGTTCACATTCGTGCACTGGGCAATTGCCCGAGGATCGATCCAGGCTTCTGGACACTGGGAAACCCTTGCGCCGGCTACAATCAAACGAACAGAGGTGGCTGCCGCCGCCGTCGGAGACAAAATTTACCTCGTCGGTGGATTTCGCGATCTGGATTGGATGGAGACCATTCTGAGTCGTTTCTTCAACCGACCCGGTATTCTCAGCACTGATGCCGTTGAGGAGTACGACACCACGCTTGACCGTTGGAGATTGAGAGCGCCGCTTCCCATACCCGTTCACCATGCAAGCGCGGCAAGTGTGGCCAATCAACTGTATGTCGTTGGCGGCCTCATACAATGGCCTCCTGGTCGGAGCGCAAGAGTGTTCGCATACGACCCTACAACCAATTCATGGTCCGAACGAGCGCCGATGCCGACTCCTCGTGGAGCCTTGGGCCTCGCTGAGCTTAACGGTAAGCTGTATGCCATCGGCGGGATCGGCGCGAACGGCAATTCAGCGGCAGTGGAGATGTATGATCCCGTGGCCGATACATGGATGGCGAGGGCAGCACTTCCCACTCCTCGTGACCATTTGGCGGTAACCGTTTCTCATCAAAAACTCTATGCCATCGGGGGACGATTGGGCGGTGACTTCAATCGAAACGTCACAAGCGTCGAGGCCTACGATCCGATAACCGATCGTTGGGAGACAGTGGCCCATCTACCCACTCCGCGAAGTGGGATTGGAGCAGGGACGATTGACGGCATCATCTATACCGTCGGTGGTGAAAGCAGTGAAACGACTTTTAATCTCAACCATGCTTATCTCCCTGCAACCAATAAATGGGAAAGAAGGGCTCCGCTTCCCACAAGCCGCCACGGACTTGGTGTGGTCTCCCTTCATGGTCGACTGTACGTTCTGAGCGGTGGTCCATCCCCCGGCGCAACTTATACCAATGTCAATGAAGTATTCATTCCGGCTTAG
- a CDS encoding PilZ domain-containing protein has translation MKLRYCTRVDTRLPVVFAGESFVGEGTVLNLSVPGCAITSKKVVRSGSYLELKVLLPDQTPPLSVGLARVRWCQGRYFGVEFICMPGQDQVRLGRLIRNPVFGKSGSSVVAQ, from the coding sequence ATGAAGCTCCGCTACTGTACCAGGGTAGATACCCGTCTTCCTGTTGTGTTTGCCGGTGAGTCGTTTGTCGGGGAAGGGACCGTGTTGAACCTCTCCGTTCCTGGATGCGCGATTACCAGCAAGAAGGTTGTCCGTTCTGGCTCATACCTCGAACTCAAGGTCCTGCTTCCCGACCAGACACCTCCCCTGTCGGTGGGCCTGGCGAGAGTCCGCTGGTGCCAGGGGCGGTACTTCGGCGTGGAGTTTATTTGTATGCCGGGTCAGGATCAGGTACGGCTTGGGCGTTTGATTCGGAACCCCGTTTTCGGAAAGTCCGGCTCATCGGTCGTTGCTCAGTAG
- a CDS encoding GNAT family N-acetyltransferase, with the protein MPSALKTALVFSDKKDLQAAQLLGLFHQAPWAKDRTLEDARDMLRHTDLIVSAWDGEHLVGFGRVLSDFVYRATIWDVIVDKTYQKQGIGTEIVQRILQHPRLRRVELFWLCTRRPAFYQKLGFSAKEQTGMVWSRSKQAKQE; encoded by the coding sequence ATGCCTTCTGCCCTCAAGACCGCCCTGGTTTTTTCCGACAAGAAGGATCTTCAGGCGGCACAGCTCCTCGGGCTCTTCCACCAAGCACCCTGGGCCAAAGATCGGACCCTCGAGGATGCCAGGGACATGTTGCGGCACACGGACCTCATCGTCAGTGCGTGGGATGGTGAGCATCTGGTGGGCTTTGGGCGAGTCTTGTCCGACTTCGTCTACCGAGCGACGATATGGGATGTGATCGTCGACAAGACCTACCAGAAGCAAGGGATCGGGACGGAGATCGTTCAGCGCATCCTTCAGCATCCTCGGCTGCGTCGAGTCGAACTCTTCTGGCTGTGCACGAGGCGCCCGGCCTTCTATCAAAAGCTGGGATTCAGCGCCAAGGAACAGACCGGGATGGTCTGGAGTCGATCGAAGCAGGCTAAACAGGAATGA
- a CDS encoding metal ABC transporter ATP-binding protein, giving the protein MSLRSQAVIPQAIIRFDHATFQFPGVVALEDISLDIHEGDFIGVIGPNGSGKTTLCRAVLGLLPPISGHLRIFDCACDKLRCHHRARIGYLPQKGVVDRNFPVTVLETVMMGRYGALGLFARPTSRDRDIAVDALAHVGMDAHRDTALGQLSGGQQQRVFIARALAQQPKVLLLDEPTTGLDIPTQHSVIDLVQKLHEELGLTVLLITHDINMIRSRVDRLVLLKTRLFASGPPAEVLKPDILRQVYGKDVVITAHDTILVEDYHHHH; this is encoded by the coding sequence GTGTCACTCCGTTCACAGGCCGTCATTCCACAGGCCATCATTCGCTTCGACCATGCCACATTCCAGTTTCCGGGCGTCGTGGCGCTCGAGGACATTTCGCTGGATATCCACGAAGGGGATTTCATCGGGGTCATCGGCCCGAACGGATCCGGCAAGACGACCCTGTGCCGGGCGGTGTTAGGTCTGCTGCCGCCGATCTCCGGACATCTCCGAATTTTCGACTGCGCCTGCGACAAGTTGCGTTGTCACCATCGGGCCAGAATCGGCTACCTGCCTCAGAAGGGAGTGGTGGATCGAAACTTTCCGGTGACGGTTCTCGAAACCGTCATGATGGGACGATACGGGGCCCTCGGTTTGTTTGCGCGTCCGACAAGTCGAGACCGGGACATCGCGGTCGATGCCCTGGCGCATGTCGGAATGGATGCGCATCGCGACACGGCGTTGGGACAGCTGTCAGGCGGACAGCAGCAGCGGGTCTTCATTGCACGAGCGCTCGCGCAGCAGCCGAAGGTCTTGTTGCTGGACGAACCGACGACGGGGCTCGATATTCCCACTCAGCACAGCGTCATCGATCTCGTGCAGAAGCTTCATGAGGAGCTCGGACTCACCGTGCTCCTGATTACACACGACATCAATATGATCCGTTCTCGAGTGGATCGATTGGTGTTGTTGAAAACCCGCTTGTTCGCCTCCGGCCCTCCCGCCGAGGTATTGAAGCCCGACATCCTGCGTCAGGTCTATGGGAAGGACGTGGTCATCACCGCACACGATACCATCCTCGTCGAGGACTACCACCACCACCACTGA
- the fmt gene encoding methionyl-tRNA formyltransferase — protein MRVIFMGTPDFAVPSLEALLNSDDEVVGVVTQPDRPKGRGQTLAFSPVKDLALRRRIPMLQPVKMKDPDLLAALRGWSSDIIVVAAFGRILPPSILSLPRSGCVNVHGSLLPRYRGAAPIQWAVINGETETGITTMLMDEGMDTGAILLQERMVIEPQDTAGSLSVRMAALGGRLLIETLKRVKAGTLTARRQNDSQATLAPMLKKEDGLVDWNLSARALVNRIRGLTPWPGAYTFVRDDRWVLWNAVASGEPTSAAPGTIVNVSKQALRIATGEGLLAVTELQVANSRRMAVPQYLAGHAIQPGLRLGPPSPVSPGS, from the coding sequence ATGCGCGTCATTTTCATGGGTACACCGGATTTTGCCGTTCCTTCTCTGGAAGCGCTCCTGAATTCCGACGATGAAGTCGTCGGAGTGGTCACGCAACCAGATCGACCAAAGGGCCGTGGACAGACATTGGCGTTCTCTCCCGTGAAGGATCTTGCCTTGCGCCGACGGATCCCCATGTTGCAGCCGGTCAAGATGAAGGATCCTGACTTGTTGGCCGCCTTGCGCGGATGGAGTTCCGACATCATCGTCGTGGCGGCGTTCGGCCGAATCCTTCCTCCATCGATTCTTTCCCTTCCCCGGAGCGGCTGTGTGAACGTACACGGCTCGCTGCTGCCGCGGTATCGCGGGGCAGCTCCGATTCAATGGGCGGTCATCAACGGTGAAACCGAAACCGGTATCACGACGATGTTGATGGATGAGGGCATGGACACCGGAGCGATCCTGCTGCAGGAACGTATGGTCATCGAGCCGCAGGACACGGCCGGGAGCCTGTCTGTCCGCATGGCCGCACTAGGCGGACGGCTGCTCATCGAGACGTTGAAACGCGTGAAAGCCGGAACGCTCACTGCGAGGCGGCAAAACGATAGCCAGGCGACGCTCGCTCCGATGCTGAAGAAAGAAGATGGACTTGTCGATTGGAACCTCTCCGCCCGCGCGCTGGTCAACAGGATTCGCGGGTTAACCCCCTGGCCCGGCGCGTACACGTTCGTGCGCGACGATCGCTGGGTTCTTTGGAACGCGGTGGCATCCGGCGAACCGACGTCTGCAGCGCCGGGCACGATCGTCAACGTGTCGAAGCAAGCGCTTCGCATTGCGACCGGCGAGGGGCTGCTGGCGGTCACCGAGCTTCAGGTCGCCAACAGCCGGCGGATGGCGGTGCCGCAGTATCTCGCGGGTCATGCGATCCAACCAGGTTTGCGTTTGGGGCCTCCGTCACCGGTTAGCCCCGGTTCCTAG
- a CDS encoding anhydro-N-acetylmuramic acid kinase, whose protein sequence is MKVIGLMSGTSGDGVDAALVEITGRKRSLQVKTLGTETLAYPRTLQQRILTASVSGTVGEICHLNALLGEWFADAALQIIRVAKLRPSDVALIGSHGQTVHHLPHGIQAPGVGAIRSTLQIAEPAVIAERTGITTIANFRARDVAAGGQGAPLTPVVHALLLRHPRRARLVVNLGGISNVTYIPPDYTEEGVVAFDTGPANMVLDNLVARTTNGRLAMDRDGKMALRGKADGRLLSKLLAHPFLSQPPPKSTGREEFGVTLAEELLAGPQKLSLDDLLATCSAWTAKAVGTSRRWIRGRIDEVVVGGGGVRNRAIMAQLSAVFAPVPVTTFDALGWDSKAFEAVAFAVLAYRTAKGQWGNLPAVTGAAHPVILGAIVPAGPRWARLFK, encoded by the coding sequence ATGAAGGTGATTGGACTGATGTCCGGGACCTCGGGCGACGGAGTCGATGCGGCATTGGTTGAAATCACAGGGCGAAAGCGATCGCTTCAAGTGAAGACGCTTGGCACAGAAACACTCGCCTATCCGCGAACGCTTCAGCAACGGATCCTCACCGCGTCGGTATCGGGAACAGTCGGAGAAATTTGTCACCTGAATGCCCTGTTGGGCGAATGGTTTGCCGATGCAGCCTTGCAGATTATTCGGGTGGCCAAGCTTCGTCCCTCCGACGTTGCGCTGATCGGATCACACGGCCAAACCGTCCATCACCTTCCACACGGCATTCAGGCGCCTGGTGTAGGCGCCATCCGGTCAACGCTGCAGATCGCCGAGCCGGCGGTCATCGCCGAGCGAACGGGGATTACCACGATTGCGAATTTTCGGGCTCGAGATGTCGCGGCCGGCGGTCAAGGCGCTCCCCTCACCCCTGTGGTTCATGCCCTCCTTCTCCGACACCCCCGTCGCGCGAGGCTTGTGGTGAACCTCGGTGGCATCAGCAATGTGACGTATATTCCTCCGGATTATACGGAGGAAGGGGTTGTGGCGTTCGACACCGGTCCCGCAAACATGGTGCTCGACAACCTCGTGGCTCGTACGACGAACGGCCGTCTTGCTATGGATCGGGATGGGAAGATGGCGCTGCGCGGGAAAGCAGACGGCAGGCTGTTGAGCAAGCTGTTGGCTCATCCCTTTCTGTCTCAACCGCCTCCGAAGTCGACCGGGAGAGAGGAATTCGGGGTGACGTTGGCCGAAGAACTGCTCGCGGGGCCGCAGAAGCTGTCCTTGGACGATCTCCTCGCGACATGCAGTGCGTGGACGGCCAAAGCCGTCGGAACGTCGCGTCGCTGGATCAGGGGACGGATCGACGAAGTCGTGGTCGGAGGAGGCGGGGTTCGCAATCGGGCGATCATGGCTCAATTGTCCGCCGTATTCGCTCCCGTACCGGTGACCACGTTCGATGCATTGGGATGGGACAGCAAAGCCTTTGAGGCGGTCGCATTCGCCGTCTTGGCCTATCGAACGGCCAAGGGACAGTGGGGAAATCTTCCGGCGGTGACGGGAGCCGCGCATCCGGTTATTCTGGGGGCGATCGTTCCGGCCGGCCCACGGTGGGCTCGACTGTTCAAATAA